Within Bacteroidota bacterium, the genomic segment TGGCAGTATGCGATTGGTAATCAATCACGTACTTTCAGGTGACGACAAGCGGACAATCGCGGCAGGGCTTCGGGAAGTTGATAGTAATCTTTTGGATTGTCAAATATTCAATCGATGTTTAAGTTGTTAGATGCAAGCGGCCAGCAATTTTTGATTGTATAGTTGGCTAATTGCGCAGAAGCGCATTTCCATCGTGATCGTCAGGCCAAAAGACAAACGTGGTGTCGTTCATTTCAAATCAGGCATATTCTATGACAATGTAGATGCAGTGTTGTTTGATGGGCCATGCAATTTTTCTTATGGCTTTTGGAAAACCTTGAACGCATCAATGCCTTTCTCAGTTGGGAAAATAGCCGATCTAGCAGAATGATAGAGGAGCAACAAACGTACTTTGAAGAGATTTTTACTGGTCAGTCTAGGGACGTGGACTATTTGGACGTTTCAGAAGTTGAGGTTGCCGTTGCTACCTATTTTCCTCCGAAGTCGATTCACGATCTTCTGGCAATGAAAAAACCTTCTGGGCCAGAGAGCCATGGATTAACTACCCAGAAGAAACTAAGAGACTTACTGAAAAAATCACAGTTCGACTAGATGCAATTGACAAGAACCAAGATTCCCATCGCTCTCTGGACCTAGAGACTACCAGTTGCAAGCATATCAAGATTGGGTTGCAAATCGTAGAACAGGTATATTTGCAATGGCAACGGGTACAGGCAAGACAATTACTGCCTTGAATTGTCTGCTTGAGGAATATAGATTGTCCGGAACATTTTCGCCATAATTTGGTGCCAACAGTTGCGCTTCAAGACCAGTGGAGAAAGGAGTGCATGAAGTTTAACTTTCAAATGTTATCACAGTTAGCAGCAAAGAGAAATGGGATGCAAGTCTTTTCTTTTTTTCAATACGGCGTCGACAATCATTAATTCCTCCTTCATTGTCATTGCCACGTATGCCTCATTTGTAGGCGTTAAATTTCAAACTCATTTTACCTCACTACCCCTAGATACCCTGCTTATTGCGGATGAATTACATAACATTGGTGCTCCGAAGGTATCTGCGGTATTGAAATCGTGCCATTTGGAAAGACGAATTGGGCTTTCAGCGACACCTGAACGGCAATACGATGAGATTGGAAACGATACGATCCAAACATTTTTCGGCGATTCCCCTCCATACATCTGTTCATATTCGATGAAAAAATTGACAATGAATGGTTGTGTAAATACAAATATTTTCCTCATCTCGTCTACCTGAACGACGAGGCTTAAAGAATATTTCAGAATCTCAAGCAGCTTTTTAAGTATTTTGACTCAAAAACAGGCACCTAGAAAGGAATCTGGCGTAGAATTTCTTTTGCTGGCGAGGAAAAGAATCGTTCATAAAGCGCAAGTAAGTTGAGTGCCTTTGTTCAAATCGTTCACCACGAGTTCGAATTGAAGGGCAACCTCAAATATACCTTAGTGTACGTGCCCGAAGGTATTGAAGCCAATTATGAGGAAGATGACATCGATGCAGACAGCGAGGAGGATCTCCGTTTGATTGATGCCTACACTAGAGAGGTACCAATACTGATTTCACGGTGATGGTTAGCAGTTCACCTCGGGCTCCAAGGATAGAGGTCAACTCTGAAGGATTTTGAAAGCGGTAAGGTTCACGTCCTAACCTCAATGAAGTGCCTCGATGAAGGGGTAGATGTACCAAGATCTGAGTTAGCGATTTTCTGTTCAAGTACTGGCAACCCTCGTCAGTTTATTCAACGTAGGGGCAGGGTTCTCAGAATCCATAGGGACAAGCATTTCGCAACGATTCATGATCTCGTTGTTGTTCCTCGTTCAGAACGCGTAGATGAGACATTCGAAATGGAAAAATCTTTATTTAAGAAAGAATTGCAACGAGTATTCGATTTTTCTAAGCTCGCAATGAACCCAATGGATTCCTATTCGGAACTCAAAAGCGCACTTGGTCATTATGGGGAGCTTGGAGGATTTTGGTGTCGACGACAATTTTAATTAATAATGGCTAGAAAAGATGACATATTTAGAAATTTCATGCAGCATGAAATATTTCAGTCCAAATGGGATTTGCAAAGCCACCAACTCCCGAAAACTATTAATGAAGGATTGGTTTCTGAGATCCCAATTATTAGCACAATTGCGCTGATTGTTGATTCGTTAGAATCTTCAACGCCTGCAACTGAGAAGTTGCTTTATTCGCAAATCACGAACTACTTAACCGGTAAAATATGATATTTCGGCAAGTTGTCATCGAGAATTTCCTTTGTTATCATCGGATATCAACTTTTGACTTTTCCTCAGGACTTAATATTATCCTTGGAGACAACGGGGAAGGAAAAACCAAGTTCATTGAGGCCATGGATTGGCTTTTGAATGAACGTGATTGGGATCCTATTCTCCTGGCATCCGCAAAAGCCATTTCAGAACTTCAGGATGGTGGTGAGTTTAAGGTGGGAGTTCAAATAGTGGTTGAGCACCTTGATGAAACCCAGGGGCTCAAGATCATTTGTTGTAGCATTGAATTCCCAAGGTAATGTGCATTCTAAGGAATTATCTTTTGTTGGTTATTCGGAGAACATTTGAGGTGAAAGATCTAAGGTTTCTGGGAAGGAACTTTTGGAGGAGGTGTTTCCAAACCAAATTCGCGCATATTCTTTGTTTAAGGGAGAGACAGAATTGGATATATTTCGTAACAACGACAATGCCTTAGCTAATCTGATAAACCGGTTCTCCACCGTTAAACACTACGATAAGTATATAAGGATCGGCGAGGCTCTCAGGACACGAACTGAGGCCAATGTGAAAGAATCGACGAAACGCGATTCAAGCAACACCGCCAGATATAAAGCATTGGAAACTGAAATCTCACTTTTGCAATCGAAGAAGGGTCGCGTTGAAAAGGAAATTGACACTGCGCATCAGCAGCTGGAGTTGTTACTTGCTAATTTAGGAGGATGCGGAACGATACGTGAAAAATGCGCAAGAGCTTCAAAATATTAATGGTAGGATTTCAACCATCGAGAAAGACTTACTAACCACAAGATCTAGGCTGGACGATAATTTCACCATCCCTTTGTTGGATGAATTTTGGATTTTGGAGGGCTTCGAGCCTGTGCTTGATGAGTATATTTTGAAAGTGGAGAATGCTTACAACTTAAGGAGAAAAATCCAATCCGAATTTGATCGGGAAAAGGGAGTTCGAGAAGGTCAACGTATGGCGCACCTAGAATTGCTTAATAATGCAGTTCCGTTACCATTGACTGTACCATCCAAGGTGCACATGGAGGAAATGTTACAAGAAGAGATTTGTAAGGTGTGCAATAGGGAGGCAAAGAAAGGTACTGATGCCTACAACTTTATGTATCGACGACTGCAGGAATACTTCAAATCGCATTTGCCCATCCAAGATGATGAAGAGGTTGGAAGTTCCTTTTAAAGCAAATTACATAGATCGGCTTTTTGTAATGTCTTCGCGGCATGAGAATGATAAAGTCAAGCTTCGTGAAATTCCCGAAAAAGTTGCTGCAAGGTTTTCCTTCAACGAAGACCGTAGAAACGATATTGCGCGGCTTGAAGCTGCCCTTGGAAGTGGAAAAGAATGATCGCGATAGAATTGTTGGTAGGTCGATCGGAGAAAAAGATCTCGATCGTCTCTGAAGGACTATAATTCATGGCAGACCCAAAGATTGATTTTCAGAAGACTTCTAGGGATTTGAGGTTACATTGAATAGGTTAAATGCCGATATTAGAACCAGAACAGATGGAAATGGAGGCGATCGACAAAGTGTCAGCAAGTGCCTTTCTTGTAAAAACTAGGGATTTAATGAGGGTTATTGAAAAGGTTTTTAAGAAACAAAATATCGCATGTATGATGAGTTCATTTCTAGGTTGGAGGACATTAGTAATGAGTATTTTGCAAGAATGAACAAGGGGTTCTTCTGGCATTATTTTTCTGCAACGTGAGGAATTTAATGGGAGAACCTCGGTGGTGATTGAACTGCGTGAAAGAGATGAAAAGCTTCATAGGCCCAATCAGTCACTGTTGACTTCGATGCATATTTCAATTCTTTTGGAATCTCACAAATTGCCAAGGGTGATGAGGATGAATCATATCCGATTATATTTGATGCGCCGACTTCCTCCTTCGGAGAAGTCAAAACAGCATCATTCTGAATATTATTTCAGAGTCTGAAGGCAGATAATACTATTGACGAAAGAATTTTTGGGGAGAAATCTGACAGCGGTCTCTCGAAGTCAAGCCATCATTTGATGATGTCAAACGATCACGAGCTATATGGCTTCGTGTTAGCGACCATTCGATTCAAATGTGCTAAGCACCATTGCAACTGAAGTGATTGAAATTTGAAAAATATGGAAAGTTTATTTGATAAATGGAGTCTGAAAGTTCCAAAGTATCACAAAGCATTTCGCGGTCCTCTTTTTGAAGGAATTTCCCAAAAGGGAGGAGGATCCGAAAAGTCCAGAGTAGACTTGGGCAAGCATTTTGGTTCCAATTATGAATTATACATTTATGCATTCTTTCTAGGATTGTATTCTAACGAGTTTGTTCCGCTTGGGGATAAAGATCCAAAGGATGATTTTGGTCATCCTATACAGTTTTGGGGGAGTAAGGCTGGCAAATTAGATAGGCGTGATTTGTCAACCATTCAAGAATATTTATTTATCAGTTTGGTTGCAAAGTCAAACCTTGACCTTTTGTCCTTGGAACGGGGTGAAATTACGATTGATCAAGCTGTGGGGATTCTTATGTACACAATGGAAGCTTATGCAAATGGTGGCCTCACATTGATTAAAGAGGCTCATGAAGACAATTCAAGAGGGTTTATCCAACCTACTTTCTTTCTGAACCTGCTTAGGAAGCGGCAGAATATTCAATAGGGGCGATCACCGGCGCCATTTGTTGTTCAAAAGCCAGCCGAAACGCCCCGCCAATTTGCTGAATCCGCTGATGGGGCCCCAGCAACGGATAATAATACAAAATCCACTTCTCCATCAACAGCCCCAAGGGCATTTCCACCAACCCATCCACCACACGGATGTATGGCGAGTTGTCCTGCACGATGTCAATCACCCCCCGCAGCAAAGCAAACTTGTAGGTCGCGCTTTTGCTCTCCCGTTCGATGATTTTGTTGATGTTGAGGAAGGTGGCGGTGATGTCCATGTGTGAATGGGAATTTGGAATGACGCAGGGAAATTAGATGGAAAATTTGAGATCGACAATGGCTTCGAGGTGTATAGGAGCGGTGCCCGAGTCTGCAAGGATGCCATCGGCGGTGAAATGCATCCGATAGTCGTCTCCTTCGGATCTGAGCACCTCGGCTTCGATATTCTCGATCTTCCCGTAGTGGCCACGATAAAAGAGGCTGTTGTGGATCGGATCGAGATGGAAAGGGCTCGATGTTGGCAGCTGCCTGATCTTGCCCGGATAAAGCATCAAAGATTCGCCGCTCATGCGCGGGTGCATGACCAATCGCGGCGGATGCAAACGCGCGGGACCCAATTCAGGGTTTGGATGCAGGGCTTTTCCTGTCCGAATTGTGATTTTGATTTCCCCGATGTTTTCGCCGTGTTCGTCCTTGGCCGGCTCTTCGTCTTCCAATTCTGCATAAACAAACCAAAAGGAAAATTCGGCAAAGATGATCTCAAATGCCTCTTCTTGGCCATCGGCAAATTGGAGATAGAGGACGTTGTCTTGCTTCAATGTCGAATCAATGGATGAAATTGAAAGGTGAAGGTCGTGATTTTTTGGAGAAATGCGGAGCCTCTATTTCGCTGAATTTTCGATGTCGCCTAGGTCAATGGACAAGGTGGCGTCTATGGGCATGATAGGGAATGAATGTGAACGGATCTTGTGCGCATTACCGGGGCTGTGCGCAGCGAAGGTGACGGTGGTGTCCATGGGTGATTTGGCGGTGATCAAAGTGCCGGCTGGGACTGGTCCACGCTGGCAGGGGGTGAATTTGGGTAGAAGGAATGGATTTGGCAAATGGAGGTAGCGGTGATTTCTACAAGATCAGCGGCGGCTCTTTCGCTTCCACTTCGGGAACCTTTGGCTGATGCTGTTCATCGAAGGTAGCGCCGAGTTGCGGATAGACGATGCGGGCGATGTAACCCCAATGATGGTAATGGGGCAGCATCTCCACGGGAATGCGGGGTTTGAGAAAGGCGATGGCACGTTCCCGAAGGATTTCGCATTGCGCCAATTCCGCTTCGGACCATTTGCTGCCGGGCGATGGCGTCGCGTTGAAAATCAAGGTGATAATGGCGCAGACCAAGTCCCCGCGTTTCCTAGGATGCGTAAGCGGGTCATCGATCAATTTCTCCATCCACGGCAGATATTCTACGGAGGCAAGCAGAAGGTCTTCGTCTTGACTCGAAAAACAAACGTCGGTGTAACGGCTCCAAACCGTCAGGATTTCCTCGTCGATCGGTGGATGGTAATATTTGCAAGAAGCATAACGGTTGGCTCCGCAGGCAGGGCAGGGGAGTTGGCACAAAACACTTAAAGTATCTTCGAATGCGCCAAAAGCCCAAGGGAATTCCTGTTCTGACACCACGCCGCAAATGCAAGTCATCGTCGCCGTCAAAAAGGTCGTCCGTTCGGGAATCCTATACCGTGGCGGCGGGGGAGTCGGCGCAGCAGATTTGTTGGGCTTCTTGGGTGGTGTTGGTTTTTCTTTCATGGGGAATGCCTTCTGCGAATGTTGGAGCC encodes:
- a CDS encoding AAA family ATPase translates to MIFRQVVIENFLCYHRISTFDFSSGLNIILGDNGEGKTKFIEAMDWLLNERDWDPILLASAKAISELQDGGEFKVGVQIVVEHLDETQGLKIICCSIEFPR
- a CDS encoding DEAD/DEAH box helicase family protein, whose product is MQAYQDWVANRRTGIFAMATGTGKTITALNCLLEEYRLSGTFSP